The Seriola aureovittata isolate HTS-2021-v1 ecotype China chromosome 8, ASM2101889v1, whole genome shotgun sequence genome contains the following window.
ACTTTTCAATAGATAAGCcctataaaaatacataaaaacgcATTTTTCTAAATCactctgacaaaacactttTGTCAGCCCATCTCTGAATGTCCATTTAGTTCCTTAATGAATGTTGATGTGGTTTATCTAACATCAGgcctgctgctgtctctgacTACATGCCAATAATAACTCCCATATATCCCTGTTTTTGTCAGCtgtcattaaataataaataactagAAACATCCAAATATCTGAAGCTGAATTTCTAAGTAGAGATTCCTAAAGACTCACTCCACTGAAACTGAAGTTGATAAGAGGCTATTACTCTACGTCTGCAATCCCATGTCTAAACTAAAAGCCATCTTGTACAAATTAATTGAGTTGAATAGTGAATGAGTGAAAGATTTTGATCGTGAAAGATATGCGCCTGAAGCCTTTTGTGATACTGGAACAAGCCTCGTCTTTTTTCTTATGGACTTAATAGAATAAATAGCTTTAAAGAATAAATAGGCTTTGTGGGAATCCACGTAcagaacaatacaaaacaaaccaaaggcTGTTGTAGCTATCTGCCAATCAATTACAATTGTATCAAACATAACTAAACCAATGGATGTCTGCAACGCAAGCAGAATTTTAGTCAGTGCACATATTATTGATGAAGCTCCAGCACATTGCTATGCCTGCAGCATCCCACCTGTCTACATCAGGTCTGAATAGTTAACGGTTTTTAATCACTGAGGCCTTACGTTATTTTCATTTGCCAGTTTTTCCCCcccatgtgtttttcatgtaatttgGTCTAGATTCTGCATTAAAGCCTCGTCTGTGAACCTGCTCTCGTGCTATAGTGCTGTAGTACACCCATATAGGAAATTAATTTTGACTCTGCTTTGAAAATATgacctactttttttttcataaagtgGAATATGTCATGAAGCCTACAGTGTTTTATACCAGCcattaatattttcatatgctttatttcattatgaagAACGCCGTAAAGAAGGGCAAGTTTTCACCATGTGCAGTAATATCGGAGAACACGCAGTAGAAAGTGCAGACACAGCGTATACTGCATGTCCAATTTCCAGCAACAGGTTACATGTGCTGAACATAGTAGATTAAAGCAAGTGAGAAGAAATGCACTGTATTATGCTAATAGGTGCCTCATGCAGAACAGGGAGAAGCTTTTCTTCATCATCTAATTGATTCACTATTAAACTGCAGTGCAATATTCTCTGTTGCCTAATGGAGTCGGCCCTAAATCCAGATATGTAGGATAATATCATACAGTCTTCGTTTATAGTCTACACAACACTCTACGCTTTGTGGATAGACGAATATTGGAGATGACATGAGCCCTTACAAATGAACTGTAATTAAAGAGGGAGATGCAAGCACTCTGGAGGAAATcctaaacaaaataaagaaagaaaggttaCTGGAATTGAGAGCACGGTGCAAGACAGAAATGACAAGTCCATCTTGGCTTCTCGGATGACGTTAACATTGGGTTGGAATGAACAGAATCGTTGCTGTCCGTGTCTGCCTTGAATAccaatttgcatttttaaagagTCTCCCCACTGCCAAGGCCTCTCCAGCGCAATGTCCTGAATTGTTCATGCCTGGAAAATCACCAGCCAAATGTTCTGCTCATTATGGTGATCATCTGCAATCATTTTCTTTGCCCTTTTCACAATATAAAGCTTTCTAAAATCCTTGCCTAGGCTGTGGTTGTATTATCTTTTGCAGGAAATTCCTCTTAGAGCATCCTTGGCAATGCATCCCTGATTCACTTCTTCTCATTATATTCTCATTGTACTCGAGATTAATTTCCTTGTGTTCCAGGTTCCATACGAGTAAAACAGCGAGAAGCATTAAAAGAGCCAGCAACATTTTCAACCTTTGGTATCTTTTATTTCCGAGGTGCAGTAGAAAGCCAAGGGGTTTAGTGGGGAGGGAATGTGCAAGCATTTCCTAGAATAGCTCTTGGCCGCTAAGCCACCCTTAGACTATCTTTGTATGGTCCTGTGAGATTTGTCTCAGAAGCTCCCTCAGAATGATAGTTTGCCCAGTTTTCTTGTGTTGTACGGGGCACGGTGCTGAAATTGCTACCATTGTGTAGCACAGTGAGCCACACTCAATGGTCTGCCACTCCACATGTAGCCATGCCTGAGTTGTCAACAtacagaacaaataaaagaaacatggtagccttttctttttttcttacaacTTTGTCCTTTTCTAACACTTAGGGGGACAACAGGTAATTTCATCCTACACAGTGCTCCTGCACCACACATAATGGCTGGCAATTACAGTTTGAGTGAAATTCTGCCATCAGTGTTGTGCAGTGGCGTGTTACGTCACCTGAACTGCAGAGAAGGCGTCCTAAGAAATGGTCAAGGTCAGAGAAAGCAATCACATGCATGGGTGGAGGATGATCTCCTGTGAAAGCAGATCTGATCATGTTACATATTCACAGGATAACACTCAGAGGCTAACACGGAAACATGCGTAGGACTAAAGGAGAGTCCATTGATGGTTTCGCTTTGGATCTTCATTGTTCACAAATACTGGCAACCTTTCTTATTCCAGTGATGTATGAGTTTGCAGCCTCACACACTACATTAAtccaaaatgcatctgtgtGAGCATCTTCAGACACATTTGAAGTGGGCGTCTTGTCCAAGTCATTTCGTGTAGATCAATGTTCTGCTGCTGGCTGGGCTATTCCTCACTGATAAACTACATGATGAAGTGGATGTCTGCATTTTGGTTGGGCAATCTGGAGGACTGTTGAACTTAACCTTTTACCACCTTCCGAGGTTTTTCCTCTGGTATTTTGCAATCAACTTGGTTGCTACGTGTCTATCTGAAATATACCTAAAATTCTTGAGTGGATGGAGTGGTCTTTTTGCTGGTACTTCAAGTCTGAGCTTGAATAATTTTGCTCCCTAAACTGATTCTAACTTTGCATTTTGAGGATGCAAAATTTATTCAAGATCCATTCCCAAGTAGCAAGAGAAATTTGATTAATGCATTGCATGCTGCCTATAGGCAGTGAATAGGATTTCTGGGTAGAGAGCTCCCTGTCAAGCATTTCCAGTTTTCATTAGCATCCGATTTTGACACATTATCCTCTTCTAGtggttgacaaaaaaaaaaaaaaaaacgacaaacaATTCCCAGCTTCTTTTGTCTTAATTATATGCATGAGATCATGGCCAGGGGCAAAGGGGAatgagggatggagagaaaaaatgtgggaggaatgagagagagagagagacagagagagtgagtttCTATCAGCATTATAAAGAGGTGCTATAGCTTGTGATGAATAGCCCTCCCCAGTTAGCCCTATCCATGGGCATCACTGTAACTATAGTCCTCCTGACATATTCACAGCCCAATCTCAGTCTCCTCTGAGTTTTAATAAGGTCATCAACTTGACTGAAAGATGCATCCACTGATAATCTGAGGCACTGTCTGCCGGACGGGGTTCACAGTCATCCATCCCTCATCATCAGCCACCTCTGCTTCTGTCAGTGTCcctcagtcattttcatttaaattagcaagctctgattagattttgtaCCGTACTCTTTCCACATATATAGTACCCTGTTCCCTCTCTGATGACTGAGGGTACCTGTGACCCTGTAATGTGGGAATGAATGGTGAGTCATCATAGTTCAAGAAGACGTTTAcctgtacagtatatgtgtgatGGAGGAGTGAGGCATGGTATTATTTGCACATTTAGCTGTTTAGAGAACTTTGTCCTTCTCACTCAGCCTTAGGTTCTCCAGTGAGTGATTCATGCTAGTATTTGGCCTTTTCTTAGCCTGCCCTAGATCTTATCACAATCCACCAGACTCATTCTGCATTCAGGAGGATGCACAGCCTGAGAGATAGCTCTCTTCAACTTATTGAAATGCGCTGAGCGTTGTCTTGTCAGTTGTAAAATTGTGTGAAACCAAGACAAAAGCATAGAGGAAATGCTAGCTCATAAATCATCGTGCAGCATTCCCTTTGACACATCCCTAACTCAACATCCAACTATTAACATCAGGCTTTGCCAAATATCAGTGTGCAGATATTCAGCTACTGTGCGGAATCTGTGAACTATTCAAACAACTGAGGATTGTGGAGCTCTGTGCGGATGGAGTAGTGCTTAGCAAAAGATCCCCCAGAATAATGTCTTGGACCTTTCAGTCATGACAGAAATAGTTCAGCAATGTGCATAAAGATTCAGCACAGTTCATCCATAAGGCATTTTTCCTCTACATTTCCACACATACTTTTATATGCCATGTCTGCTTACCCCTATATGACTTCTGCTTGCCAGAAGGATCACAAAATAAGGTCTGAAAGATCATTGCTGCAGTGTTGGCTGTTTTAAGTAGTTCTGTCAATCACTTGACATGTTGACAACATTCCCTCGGCAAGCAATTTTTCAGAGTACACAATAATTTACATGCTGCAGCTGCACGTTTTCTTGATTCGACTACAACACTGCGTTGGCACAAGAACGGGTCTAGATTCTGAAACCTACTGAGGACTCTTGTGCTCACAATTTGGTTGAAATGTTCCTCCCTTGAAGGGGGAGAATGTATATATCTTAATCTCATTTGATAGCTGTGCCTAGACAGAGTAATCTCTTCCAACATTATGTGCAGCATGAAGCTTATCTCTTTAAGTAGGatgctttttcttgttttaccATGAAACTGCTTCTGACTGAAAGAGCTTCAAAGGGCTTCTTTGTTTCATAATGTGCATGCAGCTCATTCATGGGCttgatcttctttttttcctccccctactctctccttctctccttttctgccacttgtctccctctttctctctctctctctctctctccctctctatctgtctctccctcttccttaatttccttcctctctcttatAATTTGAAAACGTGTGCGGATCCATACCATACTGCATCTGACACTGTAAATATTAGTGCTAGTTTTTTGGGGGTGGAAGGCAATTACTCGTAACAGCCAGTGCCAGTTCCTCTGGTTTCTCGTGGGGATTACttatgcatttgttttcattttcctccgGCTTTACTTTTGCCTAGACTTAGCCCTTCTTGAGCAAAAAACACTCTAATAGGCAGGAtttttcactctcctcctcttaaTCTGTGGTGATCTGGTCTTGTAGTGTATATAAATGGGAGCTTATTGGTGTGTCTCCTTTtccagctgtctctctctcctgtaatGTCGTCGACACATTACGAGGCTGCTGGCTCTATTCTAACTTGTCACAAGATAGGAAGGTGGAGTGAAATCTTATTTTAGTGAAGGCAGAAGAAAACTGATGAGGAGCCAAATGAATCCCCTCAAGCTGTAGTTGTACATGCAATATACAATATGCACAATATACACTTATTAGTCACATTTATAAAAAGGATCACTTAACTGGAATTTGCAGTCTTTTTAGGGCGTGTATTGTGCAGTGTATGTAAGAAGTGACTGAAACTTTGAAACAAGCTGATGATTAGCATGTTTGAAAGTGCTTTTGATTTACGGGTACCCAACTGAGATGAGCTGAGCAGAGCCAAGAACCAGCTGCCTTGTTTAAGAATGTACCGGGCTGTTTAATTTGCTCTTGACATTCATCACTGCCTAAAAGCCTGATCCTAAGAAAGACTACAAATGAACCTGAGTAGCCTGAGGAAATATCTCGACAGGCTGTTTGGCTTTCTAAGACAACTGAAAAATCTACACTCtaagaacaaaaacatgacCAAGACCACATAATCTAGTGCCATATCACTGCACCTTTCTTTGTTATTACCTAAGTGAAAATGTGATATTCCTACTTATGAAATTAATATGTCTGTCAAGTCTGTTTATAAAGAGAGGGCTTTTCTATTTGCCCAATTTATGAAACTCTCTCTCCTGAGACTCTGGGTATATGAGGAAAAACAACTCTTTCATAGTTTATGTAATAATCATAAGTTTTTGGAGAAAAAGGATTCAAACTaactggaaatatgttttctCTTTGCAGAGTGTCAGCGAGTTTGGCTTAGACATCATTGAGACTCCCGAAGGTGACAAGTGGCCACAGCTTATCGTTCAGCAGAACCTGGATCGCGAGCAGAAGGACACCTTCGTCATGAAGATAAAGGTGGAAGATGGTGGCAACCCTCCCAAGTCCAGCACTGCCATTCTGCAAGTCACCATCTCTGATGTCAATGACAATCGTCCCATCTTCAAGGACAGTGAGCTGGAGGTCACCGTGCCAGAGAACGCCCCCATGGGGACATCGGTTGCTCAGCTTCACGCCACGGACGCCGACCTGGGATCCAACGCACAGATCCACTTTGCCTTCAGCAACCAGATCTCTGCCTCGACCAAACGTCACTTTGCCATTGACAGCTCTACAGGAATGATCACTGTGAAGCAGCCACTGGACAGGGAAGTAACTCCTGTTCATAAACTCATCGTCCTGGCCAGCGACGGCAGCTCCACCCCTTCCAGAGCAACAGTGATTGTTAATGTAACAGACGTTAATGACAATGTTCCCTCCATAGACACTCGCTACATTATCAACCTGGTTAATGGGACTGTTCTGCTGTCTGAGAATGCGCCCCTCAACACCAAAATAGCCCTAATTACTGTTACTGACAAGGATGCAGATCTTTATGGCAAAGTAGCTTGCTACACTGACCATGATGTTCCTTTCCGGTTGAAGCCTGTCTTTGATGATCAGTTCTTACTAGAGACAGCCGCCCCCCTAGATTATGAGACGACTCGAGAATATGCAATTAAGATAGTGGCCTCGGATAGGGGGACGCCTCCTTTGAACACTTCAGCTATGGTTTTAATTAAAATCAAGGATGAGAATGACAATGCACCAATCTTCCCCCAGCCGGAAATCCAACTTTCCATACCGGAGAACAATGACCCCTCTACACAGTTAATAAAAATCAGTGCCACTGACGCAGACAGCGGACATAATGCTGAGATTATTTATACTCTTGGCCCTGATGCACCTGATGGGTTTAACATAGACAGACGGTCAGGAATCCTCTCTGTTGGCAAACGactggacagagagaagcaggagagGTACTCATTCACTGTCATAGCGAGGGACAACGGCTCCACATCCCTACAGAGCAATGTCACCGTCAGGCTAATCGTCCAGGACCTTAATGACAACAGCCCAGCTTTCACACACCCTGAGTACAACTTCTATGTGCCTGAGAACCTGCCTCTCTACGGAACTGTGGGCTTAATCACAGTGACGGACGCAGATGCGGGAGATAATGCTGTTATAACGCTGTCCATTTTGAACGGGAAAGATAATTTCATCATCGACCCTCAAACTGGGGTGATCAAACCCAATATCACCTTTGATAGGGAGCAGCAAAGCTCCTACACATTTATGGTCAAGGCAGTTGACGGAGGGCAACCCCCAAGCTCCTCCTATGCGAAGGTCACTATCAATGTAGTCGACGTAAATGACAATCGCCCCGTGTTCGTCATCCCCTCCTCCAATTACTCATATGACCTAGTGCgaaccaccaccacccctggCGCTGTGGTCACCAGAGTGTTTGCCATTGACAATGACACAGGTATGAATGCTGAGCTGCAGTACAGTAtaatcagcagcatcatcatcacatctaGGGTCTCCCCTCGAGGTCTCTTTTCCATCGACAAAACAACGGGTAACATAACCCTGCAGGAGAAGATAGTGGCAGCTGATCAGGGGCTGCATAGGCTTGTAGTCAAGGTCAAAGATCTAGGCCAACCTGAGTCATTACATGCTATAGCACTGATTCACTTGTTTGTCAATGACACTGTGTCAAATGCTACTTTTATCCAAGAGCAGCTGCGAAAAAGCATGGAGACACCCCTGGACCGTAACATAGGGGACAGTGAGGTAACACCTCAAGCCAACGGATATGTGATTGTTGTCATAGCTATCATAGCAGGGACCATGACTGTCATATTGGTGATATTTGTGACCGCCTTGGTGCGCTGCCGGCAGACACCCAGACACAAAGTGGTGCAAAAGGGCAAGCAGAGTGGCGAGTGGGTGTCACCCAACCAAGAGAACCGTCAGatcaagaaaaagaagaagaggaagaagcgATCCCCCAAGAGCCTCCTCCTGAACTTTGTGACCATAGATGAATCTAAGCCTGACGACCCCACCCATGAGCATGTTAATGGCACACTGGATCTCCCTGTGGAGCTAGAGGAGCAAACCATGGGGAAGTACAACTGGGCCACCACGCCCACCACCTTCAAACCCGATAGCCCAGACTTAGCCAAGCATTACAAGTCCGCGTCCCCTCAACCTACATTTCAAATCAAACCAGAGACCCCAGTGGCCCCAAAGAAACACCATGTGATCCAGGAGCTCCCCTTGGACAACACGTTCGTGGTGGGCTGTGACTCACTCTCCAAGTGCTCATCGACTAGCTCCGACCCATACAGTGTCTCAGAGTGCAGCTGTCAGGGGGGATTCAAGACTGCAGGGCAAATCACCACCCGACAGGTAATTCATGACTTCCTTTTTAAACCCACCCACACTAGTCCCCACTCACACTCCCTTTGCTGTCCCATGGTAGGTGATGTGAAAGGGGGAGGGTGGCAGCATGGAGCCAGGGGATTTTCCCACACAGAACATGACCATGTCTACATGAATGTCATTTGCACTTAAGActtgaaaaggaaatgaaaaaatgacagagaggaaacataaTTTGTCGCAATTAATGCAGCAAAACCTTTCACTGTACTGATTGTTATTAATTCATGTATTCATCCTCCTTCATAAGCAACCATAATTACATAATCATTTACAAAATTACATGTGCAGGTTAATTTCATATTCAAAAGCTTGAGTAGTGGCAGCAGTGAAATTATGATGGCTAGCTATTTTAAACTTCAGCGTGAGTGGTTGGTGGCAATGTAGCCTGATTTAGAAGAGCCTGGGATAGGCGGCGATGATTGAACTCTCTACTGATGCGTTTGAGGTCAAGGGCGAATGAAGCTGTGTGCTAATATATTTGATCGACACATTCAAACAAGCcatgaaaataagtaaatatggCAGTCAGAGTGACAAGGGCTACTTACTTGATCAGGTATTCATTTTGGCAAAAAGTGTACAGGTAatagcacaaaacaaaaaaaaagtgcttttgaCATGTAAAAACAGCTTGATAAATAATCCCACTTTTTGTGGCTTCTGTCCTGAAAATATTAAGTGCTGCCTCAACTGTGCCAGTGAGGCTTTGTGGGAGAGAAGCTCATTTGAATGCCAAGGTACAGCAAAGGGCTTATGATTCCCTAAGAGATATGTGCCAAATGCGAAGTGCCCCAATAAATAAGAGCTGGCgagggaaataaatgtaaatcagAGGTAAGGAGAGGTGGCCTTGCTCAGTGCTGACAGCCAGAGCAGAGCGCCGTGGGGAAGACTGAGTACTGCTTTGGGCGGGGGAGGGGGTCACAGGGATCAAGGTGATGCAGAGTCTTGAGACCAATATACTTAAACACCAAGGGAGCAGTAGTCCATAAAAAAGCCTGCCAGGCCGACGTTGCATTTAGCCCATAAATGCTCCACTTTAATGACCCCAATTATTGTAATAAACGACATACGTAGATACACATCCTTTACATTCTTCAAATTAGCTCACATACGAGAGGATGCAATGACATCACAACAAGAGATTGCATCTGTGATCTGTTGTAGTTTGTGTTAGAGAGGACAGAAGAACGCAATCATTGTATCACTAGTGCATGACAGAGTACATACATGTTGATATTTAATCTGCTATCACCAGCACAGTGGAATGAATCAAGGCTGATTAATTTACTCATAGCGAGATGTGTGTTGCCATAGTTTTCACCCAGTGTCAAACATCCTGTTGATTTTGCTGGCTTTTGCAACAAATtccttttaatttatttttttatttttttatttatttttattttgtttcttttacgATTTTTGGGGGCTTTTGGTTGTTGCTTGGTTTCAGTGGCTTTCATTTGTGTTACTGTTTTGATCATAATTATCACAACTGCCATTCATCCAATTCTGGGTCAGTTTCATGATATTGCATCAAtaattgattttgtttgatGAGGTGCTTGCTTTTGTTTGCGTCTAGCCTCATATTGCAGACAGTTTTCAGATCTTTGGCTCATTTCTGGCTTTTTTTGCTCCCAATACGCTTCTGTGTGACATCGAGCAAGCGTTAAAATTCCCCGTGGCATAGTTTTGGTAAATGACTGTTGATCCCATGAAGTATTGTGCTTCGGATAATTTATGAAGACACCCACACAGGGTTGATAGTCATTCCCTTCATCCACCTTTTATTTGAAACCCTGGTTAAAAGCTATGCTCTGCCATAGTACATTATACATAAGCCTACTACATGCCCTTGGTACCAAAGATTTAATTCATAATGTGTTTATACGACACTCTGACGAGTTGTCAGAGTGATTTTCCCCTCTTACTGGTGGCGTCTGCTCTGAAATATGCAGAAATATTCAGTCTGTGTTCTACAATTCTGAATTATTATCTGTCATGAATTTCATGTATCAAGGATTTAAACTGATTTTCACTTATGCTGCTGATCAGAGTGGAGTATTTTTGTGCgaataatttaaaatcaatGAATACATGATTAGCAAACATCCTCCCAAATCGTATGTTTCGCTATATCAGAGGCTATGTGTGTATCTGATTATTTTCTAGGTACAGTTGGTCTTTGCTCTGAGAGAGGTCAGGATTAACACGGTCATACACACTCTCAGCATTTGAATATTATCAAGAAAGAAAATTGCCGTCATTGGTTCTACTCACCAACCATATCTTCAGTGATGTTAAGCTGATAATACACCAAAATTTTCTGTCCCCTTGAGCAATTGACAAGTGATGCCTCCCACTTTAGACATTAGATTTCCCACAAGTTTTAAGTGTGCTTATTTAAAGCCTGTGtcgtggaaaaaaaaaagtagcatgAAGCTCTGCCTGATGAGAGTTGGTGGCTGCAAAGGTTAATTAAATGCACTAAAGGGTTAATCACTCATAATACAGtatgattaaaatcactgtaATTAGGTTTCGAATGAGGCTGataagaaaggagaaaaaaggcaGCCATCCTTAAAGATTATCAGTGATGCCACGTACTATCCATTGGGTGAGTCACGTTCTCAGGATCTGACGTGGTGATGACAATAGTTGACCAGCAGTCCTGTTTGTTGAGATTCGTTTATAATCTCCTCTCTGCTTGATTTCATCTTTATGCTTCTTTAAAGAAAGTCTATTTTCAAAGTCTAAGGAAAAACACTTATAAACAGcacttcttaaaaaaaaaagaaaaaaaaaagtgttgttgcTTTTATCAGAGGAGGTGACAAGAGAATATTTGAGCACTCTAGAATTTGTAGAGATCATTTTCAAGTGTTCCTGTTAAAACAAAAGCTGCATTCGGTCTGTCACTGCCAGCTATTCGGTCTCTCTTGAGCCTGGACCTAATACCAGAAGTCCAAAAGCAAAGATCATAGGCAGGTTGtcgtgttttcctttttgattcATCAAAGTGACAGACAGTGCTTTAGTGCCTTTACAGTGATCTCTCGCTGCCCCGCACCCTCCCACACGAGTAAGgcagctgaaaataaaacaaagacaaaaaacctACCCATGGAATAACAAGAAGAGATGATTATGGTTGAAGGTCACCAAAATGTTTTCAGGGGACTTTACAGATGTAGCCGATAAAGAGTAAAGCTTGTAAAAATACTTCAGAGACTACAGATTTGTGCCACCATATGGCTTCATTATACAGCGAGAGCTGTACTTGCAAATGcaaacctcctccctctcctcccttctaTCCTCAGTTTTTACGCatctcatcattttcttttaacccCTACCCCCATGATATTAGAGGTCAGTGTGCCTCCAGTGATGAGGAGCTCTTGTGAGAGTATATGCTTTAGCGGAGGCAGATCAAACGAGGATCACCCTGCTTGAGTGATCTCAGACATCACCATGAATATGCAAGGAGTAAAAAGGCTAATACATTCTTTTGTTTGGCCCATAATTCTGGGGCCACGGAGCACAAAGGGTCACTGCTTAACAAAACTAACCTCCTATGACTTAGTATTGGAGAAACTGCTGTTAGTGGCTTTGTAGTATCACGTATGCATGCATTATAGTTCAATTAAATAACCTTTAGACCAtaagtgttgtttttccttATTTAAAAGGCAATTTAAGGTATTATCTTcataaaaaaagatcataatGTGATTGCGTTGGATAACGAGAGCAGCTGTGAACAAAATTTTTGCatattgtgatttatttgtgtGGGTGAAGGAATGGGCCTTTCACACTAGCCAC
Protein-coding sequences here:
- the pcdh11 gene encoding protocadherin-11 X-linked isoform X1; this translates as MDLASQAHVLVVLLTGVVLLCWAQERDYTVKEEQPENVRIGNLRKDLDLNLDPNIRLSSPLQFKPVYKTGDVPLVRVEANTGEIFTTNHRIDREKLCSGVFAEKRCYYEIEVAVLPDEIFRLVKIRFLIEDVNDNAPLFQSTVINISIPENTAINTRYPVPSAFDPDVGINGIQHYELVKSVSEFGLDIIETPEGDKWPQLIVQQNLDREQKDTFVMKIKVEDGGNPPKSSTAILQVTISDVNDNRPIFKDSELEVTVPENAPMGTSVAQLHATDADLGSNAQIHFAFSNQISASTKRHFAIDSSTGMITVKQPLDREVTPVHKLIVLASDGSSTPSRATVIVNVTDVNDNVPSIDTRYIINLVNGTVLLSENAPLNTKIALITVTDKDADLYGKVACYTDHDVPFRLKPVFDDQFLLETAAPLDYETTREYAIKIVASDRGTPPLNTSAMVLIKIKDENDNAPIFPQPEIQLSIPENNDPSTQLIKISATDADSGHNAEIIYTLGPDAPDGFNIDRRSGILSVGKRLDREKQERYSFTVIARDNGSTSLQSNVTVRLIVQDLNDNSPAFTHPEYNFYVPENLPLYGTVGLITVTDADAGDNAVITLSILNGKDNFIIDPQTGVIKPNITFDREQQSSYTFMVKAVDGGQPPSSSYAKVTINVVDVNDNRPVFVIPSSNYSYDLVRTTTTPGAVVTRVFAIDNDTGMNAELQYSIISSIIITSRVSPRGLFSIDKTTGNITLQEKIVAADQGLHRLVVKVKDLGQPESLHAIALIHLFVNDTVSNATFIQEQLRKSMETPLDRNIGDSEVTPQANGYVIVVIAIIAGTMTVILVIFVTALVRCRQTPRHKVVQKGKQSGEWVSPNQENRQIKKKKKRKKRSPKSLLLNFVTIDESKPDDPTHEHVNGTLDLPVELEEQTMGKYNWATTPTTFKPDSPDLAKHYKSASPQPTFQIKPETPVAPKKHHVIQELPLDNTFVVGCDSLSKCSSTSSDPYSVSECSCQGGFKTAGQITTRQNLSQTPEKSFNSPPPICPHKEACQLGKITSVNTQRRVTFHLPDGSQESCSDSGLGDPEPSSTASTTQPLPLSFPQEEYYEQTSPNSRTEGDGNSDPESTIEVNLQKALAEASETCTQECLILGHSDSCWMPPALAQFQSPGSNSPTSTPTATAITGTLPTFGFQQSCARGAKANMGSMGVMDGRHTLGRSVPKKDELDKGINRPQFYNTLDRHCGSKKEDPVKVIPLASFSSPMQQTPTSVGSSSFLHEHQL
- the pcdh11 gene encoding protocadherin-11 X-linked isoform X2, which produces MDLASQAHVLVVLLTGVVLLCWAQERDYTVKEEQPENVRIGNLRKDLDLNLDPNIRLSSPLQFKPVYKTGDVPLVRVEANTGEIFTTNHRIDREKLCSGVFAEKRCYYEIEVAVLPDEIFRLVKIRFLIEDVNDNAPLFQSTVINISIPENTAINTRYPVPSAFDPDVGINGIQHYELVKSVSEFGLDIIETPEGDKWPQLIVQQNLDREQKDTFVMKIKVEDGGNPPKSSTAILQVTISDVNDNRPIFKDSELEVTVPENAPMGTSVAQLHATDADLGSNAQIHFAFSNQISASTKRHFAIDSSTGMITVKQPLDREVTPVHKLIVLASDGSSTPSRATVIVNVTDVNDNVPSIDTRYIINLVNGTVLLSENAPLNTKIALITVTDKDADLYGKVACYTDHDVPFRLKPVFDDQFLLETAAPLDYETTREYAIKIVASDRGTPPLNTSAMVLIKIKDENDNAPIFPQPEIQLSIPENNDPSTQLIKISATDADSGHNAEIIYTLGPDAPDGFNIDRRSGILSVGKRLDREKQERYSFTVIARDNGSTSLQSNVTVRLIVQDLNDNSPAFTHPEYNFYVPENLPLYGTVGLITVTDADAGDNAVITLSILNGKDNFIIDPQTGVIKPNITFDREQQSSYTFMVKAVDGGQPPSSSYAKVTINVVDVNDNRPVFVIPSSNYSYDLVRTTTTPGAVVTRVFAIDNDTGMNAELQYSIISSIIITSRVSPRGLFSIDKTTGNITLQEKIVAADQGLHRLVVKVKDLGQPESLHAIALIHLFVNDTVSNATFIQEQLRKSMETPLDRNIGDSEVTPQANGYVIVVIAIIAGTMTVILVIFVTALVRCRQTPRHKVVQKGKQSGEWVSPNQENRQIKKKKKRKKRSPKSLLLNFVTIDESKPDDPTHEHVNGTLDLPVELEEQTMGKYNWATTPTTFKPDSPDLAKHYKSASPQPTFQIKPETPVAPKKHHVIQELPLDNTFVVGCDSLSKCSSTSSDPYSVSECSCQGGFKTAGQITTRQEACQLGKITSVNTQRRVTFHLPDGSQESCSDSGLGDPEPSSTASTTQPLPLSFPQEEYYEQTSPNSRTEGDGNSDPESTIEVNLQKALAEASETCTQECLILGHSDSCWMPPALAQFQSPGSNSPTSTPTATAITGTLPTFGFQQSCARGAKANMGSMGVMDGRHTLGRSVPKKDELDKGINRPQFYNTLDRHCGSKKEDPVKVIPLASFSSPMQQTPTSVGSSSFLHEHQL